A single genomic interval of Acetobacteraceae bacterium harbors:
- a CDS encoding ELM1/GtrOC1 family putative glycosyltransferase, producing the protein MFPTSRLDLVIIMPQDDYPEADNVLHLKLPLNGAALQPEHRLGAETQPAQKGKTTLILSGKTTHHALGRRECDEMLRLAKIAAHRAGEALQVIFSCRTPSDIATYMQDQCRRDGITIARRRVRDVLVESARVIVTADSASLLADLIRSGLPTWLYPLPMRKTLNHFLKTTSCALFPRWRRNLIKKGLLAGGADFARWHRLLIQAGIVRVLTEETAKNALWKNTRPFRG; encoded by the coding sequence TTGTTCCCGACATCCAGACTCGACCTCGTGATTATCATGCCGCAGGATGATTACCCCGAAGCCGACAACGTATTGCACCTCAAATTACCGCTGAATGGCGCGGCGCTTCAGCCGGAACACCGCTTAGGGGCCGAGACCCAGCCCGCGCAAAAGGGTAAAACGACTTTGATCCTGAGCGGGAAAACAACTCACCACGCGCTCGGACGGCGTGAATGTGATGAGATGCTGCGTCTGGCCAAAATCGCCGCCCATCGCGCCGGTGAGGCGCTTCAAGTCATTTTCAGTTGCCGGACACCGTCTGACATCGCCACTTACATGCAGGATCAATGTCGGCGGGATGGCATCACAATCGCACGACGCCGCGTGCGGGATGTTCTGGTTGAAAGTGCGCGCGTGATTGTTACGGCGGACAGCGCGTCCCTTCTGGCCGACCTCATACGTTCCGGTTTGCCCACCTGGCTTTACCCGTTGCCAATGCGGAAAACGCTCAACCACTTTCTCAAGACCACATCCTGCGCTCTCTTTCCCCGATGGCGCCGAAATTTAATTAAAAAGGGCCTTTTGGCTGGCGGCGCGGATTTTGCACGATGGCATCGGTTATTGATCCAAGCAGGCATTGTGCGCGTCCTGACTGAAGAGACCGCTAAGAACGCCTTGTGGAAAAATACCCGCCCCTTCCGCGGATGA